The Aspergillus nidulans FGSC A4 chromosome VIII genome contains the following window.
TCTGCCTCGCGTGGCTAATTAGCAAAGCGGTCAAAGACAGAGAGTTCTCACCGCATACCCAAAGAACACATAGACTAAAATCCAGGACATATTCTTGGACGAAAGTCGGTCACGGGCCAGCATCGTGAAAGTCGTCAGGAACCCTATAAGGTGCAATGTCTTGGCATCAACCGCTTGGCATGCGTAACGATCCACTTACCCAGGTACAGGATGATAATCACAGGAACAAATCGAAAGAAGGCTTTGGTCTAAAACAGGAGAAATCAGCCTTACTGCGTTGGCGCCGGGGCGGGTAAGGTACCATCTCTTTGAGAACGGGAATCTATTGCAAGTCTGTCAATTCGTGCAAGGCTTTTCACGCGGCATAAACATACAAGACTTCCAAAGTAGGGATTCAAGCTGACGAGGGAAAATATCCTGTTTCAGATTGTTATTTTTCTGTTCTCGATACTAAAGATGCTCTGGTGCAAACATGCCTTGGTACGAGAAACAGTGCCTCCAAAGAAAGTATGTCAAACGACAGGTCTGTGATGTATTCGTCCTTTTTACCTAAGCCGATAGTTCCTAGGCAGGGTCTTCAGTAAAGAATCCATAGAGCAGGCACAAAAGACTGCATGAAGCTACAATGCGAGGTATTTGGATGTGGGAGCTGATTGAGTGCGATCGGTATCGTTGGCACTCTGAGCAGTTTCAACAAAATAGTAAACTTACTTGTCACGACAAATACAAGTCCAGTCCCAATTATGCACAGATCCCAGAGGTTCCAGAAGGTCATCTGGTAGAAAAGCATGCCAGAGTCTACGAGGCCGCTCAGCTCATCATAAGCGAAAGCTGCAATCCAGACGTATAATATGGCTTCGAAGTTCCCAACTCTCGCTGGGTTTCGTTCCAGCAGGACTGCATAGtagagaaggaggaaggagacAAAGAACCCAGCTTCGAAAGCCTTCCGATACACAGGAACACGGAGACGAGAATAAGGATCAGCCGTCCTGTTATGCTCGTGAGTACATCTGAGGCTTGATTTTGGACAAGAATGAGGGGCCTACCTTTTGTTGAAGCGCTGAGGTTTCTTGGTGGAGTGGACACTCAGCGAGTCCCAAAAGACTATTTCTCCGTTCCAAATGTCATTCACCACTTTCTGCACCACCTTCTGACTGAGAAACTTCTTTGCGTGGGCGATAGTAGCAATCTCGAGTGCATTCAGGCCAAGGAACATGGAGAacccatctccatctccatcaggGAAGTAGTTGTTAGTCTCCAGATGTTCACTACCAAAATAGTCCTCGTGTTGTCTGTTTCTCTCTAAAAGTTGTGATCGAGTAGTGGAGCTGGACAGCAACGGCGTATGCTCATCTCCGGGCAAATTATTCTCAACCATACAAGTTGCACGGCCGCCTATACCAGCCTCGGCAGAGTCAATACTGCTCGTGTATTGGGTTGGGGGTTTaagctcctcaaggagaTACTCGATCAATTCGCGTTCATTGAGATGGCAGAGGAACTGCCAAGCCACATACTCGCACGCATATCCTCTCGTTTCGTTTTGGCCATCGTCGTGCTCAGCAAACTTATCGAACCTCCACTTGAGGATCCTGTATCGCAGACTCAGAAACACAGTCAAGGTGGAGCGGCATTTCCCAACTTACATCAATGCAGGCACAATACGAGGATTATGAGAATCTTCTGCCAATGAATTTACCAGTGCTCGCAGACGTGGGTCTGGAGCCAGTTTTAACTCCTCGAATTTATACCAAACCTCTGATATAGACGATATCATGAAACTGGCCAAAGCGAGTTAGCTCAGCACGGGCACAGCGATCCTAGATCATGTTACCTATGCAACTTCTGAACCACATCGACGAGAGgctcgtcatcatcaataATCGGGATTTCAACACGGTCATTTATCGACGGAGCTAGCGATGCCATGGACTCGTGCAACATTATGGGAGATGAATGTCTAACCCCCAGAAGACTTATCCAACTCTCAGCCGACTCAGGGGTCTACCACAAGTTGGGAATAGGTTTGGCTTCTAGTACTGTATACTGAATGGCGATAACTCGATCGCCCGTCTTTAACAGTTGAGAAATCAGAAGTCTGTCTTGTTGAGAGCAGTGCCTACATTTACGGTCTGGCAGCTAGTTAGATGCTATAGGCAGGCTTAAAAGGACTTGGGGCCAGGAATGCGCACCTGGGCGCAGGTACGGACAGCAGTGACCTAGCGATTTTGGAGCTGCTTATTGGTTGAGATGATTCAACCTTCGTGCAAAGTAAGCCGTCTATAGGtcaggaggagaaagagatatAGTCGCATTCAAGAAGCTCTGCACATCAATTTTGCCAAATACACTTCATAATGAACTCCAAGACATTAAGCAAAGAGAAACACTAAAGGTGGTCGTGCACTACCTAGAATATTGAATGGAAGATGGCCAAAGAGATAAGCCGGCCTTCACCGCCTTTCTGCCATGTGATGTCGCGGCCACCCGTCTCTGGACCCTCTTAGGTGCCGTACGCGTCCTCTGTCCTCCAATTGTGATCTCTGATCGTACAGGTCAGGTCTCATCGGAGATAGTTCGTGGGATAATCATCTGGGTTTTCTTTAGATGCTTTCCTAAACATGATTGTTTTATGAACCTATTCTTATGAAATGAAGACGCCGCGACACTATGGGTCAAGGCTACTCCCTCACGACCCTCTCTGCGGGTTCGGCGGGGATCGATATTCCCGAGCTGTCCGACCTGACATATGAGAAATCTATGGGTGGCGGCCGGTTCATGAAGAGTATTCGAGCAAGGCAAAAGAATGGCTTAGTCTTTGTAAAGGTAATCATGAAGCCTTACCCGAGTATGAAGCTTGAGCCATATGTCAGAGCTATTATCCGTATGTCTTAGCTGTTTATTCGTCCAATACCAAAGCTCTAATACTCTACAGGGGAACGCAAGCTCTTATCAGATATTCCAAATGCGTTGGCATATCAGAGAATACTCGAAACGAGTACTGGGGGTTACCTCGTTCGTCAGTACATCCACAGCTCGCTCTATGATCGCATGAGGTATGGATCGCTCCACTGTTTTAGCATATACAATGGCTAATTTGCATAGTACTCGACCTTTTCCAGAGGACATTGAGAAGAAATGGATCGCTTTCCAACTCCTCTGTGCTCTCAGGGATTGCCATGCGGTTGATGTCTTCCACGGTGATATCAAGACAGAAAATGTCTTGGTCACGGCCTGGAACTGGGTGTACCTCTCagatttctcctcttctttcaaaCCTACCTTTCTCCCGGAGGACAACCCTGCCGACTTTTCGTTCTATTTTGACACATCCGGACGTCGAACTTGCTACCTGGCTCCGGAACGGTTCCTTGTCGCCAACGAGGAGCCAGGGAGTAGGAACGTGAACTGGGCCATGGACATATTCAGCGCTGGCTGTGTCATTGCCGAGTTATTCTTGGAGTCGCCCATATTCACACTGAGTCAGATCTACAAGTACAGAAAAGGTGAATACAGTCCCGAGCATAGCCAGCTAGCCAAGATTGAAGATCCCGAAATACGCGCTCTGATCCTCCATATGATCCAACTCGACCCTGAATCCAGATACTCGGCAGAGGAATATTTGAACTTCTGGAAGATCAAGGCATTCCCCGAATATTTTTACAGCTTTCTACACCAATACATGTCCCTCATGACCGACCCTTCTTCTGGTAGGACGCAAGTTGAGGCTGGGTCGGCAAATCGAGGAGAAGCCGATGACAGGATAGAGCGGGTTTATCTGGACTTTGACAAGATATCCTCTCTTTTAGGTGCGCACCTTGAGCCCGGCAAAGACGGGTCCTTGAGCACAACTTCTAAGCTTACAAGCGGTACCTTCCCTGTGGAGCTTGACCTGCCGCGTTACAAATACTCGGATCGCACGTCAACTGATGACGGGGTGCTGATCTTCCTGACGCTTGTTGTATCCAGTCTCCGCAGCACTTCCAAATCATCAGCCCGAATCAAAGCTTGTGATATCCTTCTTGCATTCGCAGAGAGGCTATCCGACGAAGCAAAGTTAGACCGCATTCTCCCGTACATCATGATCCTGCTCAATGACCGAACGGACTCTGTGAAGATCGCGGCGATACGGTCTCTTGCACGGCTTTTGGAGATGGTCCAAGTTGTCTCGCCCGTCAATGCATATCTCTTCTCCGAATACATCTTTCCGAGACTACAACCGTTTGTTCCAAACGCAAACTCACAGCCCAGTCCGGCTGTACGTGCCGCGTATGCCTCGTGTATTGCATCGCTCGCGCATTCTTCGCTTCGATTCCTGGATATGATTCAAGCATTACGCTCGGACACGCGCCTGCCAGCACTGATACCAGCTGGCTCTGAGCCGAGATGGACTGAGGATTCCACATACCATAATCTGTATGACGTAGCAAGGATAGATCTCCTTGACTACTTTGAAACTCACACCAAAGCCTTGTTGACGGACACCGATGCTTCTGTTCGCCGCGCGTTTCTGGGATCTGTGTCCAGTCTATGCGTGTTTTTCGGTACCATAAAGACAAACGAAGTAATCCTAAGCCATCTCAATACATATCTAAATGATCGGGATTGGATTCTCAAATGTGCGTTCTTCGAGGCTGTCGTGGGCGTTGCTGTTTATGTTGGCACCACCAGCCTGGAGCAGTATATTCTACCTCTAATGGTTCAGTCAATGACAGATCCAGAGGAGTTTGTTGTTGAAAGAGTCCTTCGCTCGCTTGCGGCCATGGCGGACCTTGGTCTTTTCCAGAGACCCACCACTTGGGATCTTTTACACGCCACTGTGCGTTTCTTAGTACATCCAAACGCCTGGATCCGAGAAGCTGCTGTCAGCCTGGTTGTCAATTCAACCAAATTTCTATCCACGGCCGATAAGTACTCCATTCTCACCCCCCTCGTTCGCCCGTTCTTAAAGGTGAGTATCGTGGATTTCTCCGAAGGAGACATACTCGATGCTCTGAAAACTCCACTCCCTAAAGCCTTGTATGACCAAGCGTTTGTGTGGGCATCGCAAGCTGAAAAGGGATTTTTCTGGAAGTCTGTCGGTCGAGATGGTGCTTCTCTGGGTAGCGTTGATGCCGCGTTTCAGAAGAGGGCATCAAAGGCCTTCTCCCTATCCGCGCAACCTAAAAatgatgaggacgagcaATGGATCGCGAAGCTGAGGGCATTAGGATTGACCACTGAGGACGAGTCTAAATTGCTCGCCTTGAGGGAGCACATTTGGAGGGTCTCCATGCGTCAAACCAAGGATCATGAGAGCGCAGGGGCTTCGTTGAATAACGTGGTTGCCTTAATCGATTATGGAGTTACACCCCAAACAGTGTTCTTTGACAAAAGCCAAAACGTCAAGGCGCGAAGAAATCACGAGAATCCTGTCGGGAGGCCGCAATTAACCCGAGCCGAAGATAGTAAGGCACATACCATCGCCGACGCACTGCTTGATGCCTCCACCACAATCGACAATAATGCAAACTCGCGACGGCGACATGCACGCACCAAAAGTCAAGCTCAGCAGGAAATCGAAGCCGCTATCTCGACTCCGAGGCCGAACAATATTGAGGTACTTCGTGCAGAAGACTCTCCCGCATCTTCCCCTATCGCGTCGTCGCCAAGTGCAGCGCCGGGATCTCGCCCAATGTCGCCCCCTAGCTCTGATGCTGAGCGCAAGCTACCGGAAGGTAGACGGAGCCCTGGTCAAGAGAGCTCGTCAACGGAGACGGACAACCTTAGTCTGAGGAGATTGAAAGCTGGGGTGCAGAAAAAATCGAGTGCGATAAGTTTGCTCAATCGCAGGGATACCGCAAAGGCATACGCAGAAACAGGGACCAGTTCAGCGAATGTCTTTGGTAAAATCGGCGTTCCAGCCCAGAGGGATGCTATatcgcctgctcctcgtGAAAGGAAGCCTGTGGACCTGCAGACGCATCAGTACCGCGCCAATCACTCGTACGCAGGGAACGATCCCATGATTCTCAGACTTCTAGACTCTGTATTTGCGGAGAACTATCCCACAGATTTCTTTGACCTTGGTCCCTATGTCAAAGAGTTGGATACTCGACGGCCGATTATGAAAGCGGACGGCGATGTGAGCAAAGTCTGGAAACCAACAGGGACGCTGGTGACGCTCTTTGGAGAGCATAGTGGACCTGTGAACCGAGTGGTCGTTGCACCAGATCACTCGTTCTTCATCACCGGTTCCGACGACGGCACTGTCAAAGTATGGGACACCACACGTTTGGAGAAGAACCTCACACCTCGGTCACGCCAAACGTACCGTCACTCTAGCGACGCCAAGGTGAGGGCGTTAACTTTCGTTGAGAATACCCATACATTCGTCAGCGGTGCCACTGATGGCAGTATCCATGCTGTCAAAGTTGGATACCACAATTCCAACGGCACAGTGCGGTATGGGAAGCTACAGCTTGTGCGCGAGTACCAGCTATCCACTACAGATGATGCGTCGCCTGAGTACGCAGTCTGGATGGAACACTTCCGCACGGACGCACAGTCAACACTGCTCATTGCAACGAGCATGTGTCGAATCATCGCTCTAGACATGAAATCCATGCGACCGGTATACACCTTGCAGAACCCGACCCACCACGGAACCCCTACTTCTTTCTGCTGCGACCGTAAACACAACTGGCTCCTCGTCGGTACGACACACGGAATCCTTGACCTGTGGGATCTCCGGTTCCAGGTGCGGCTTAAGGCCTGGGGCCTGTCGGGCTCAGGCCCTATTCAcaggctgcagctccatCCGACCAAAGGCCATGGCCGGTGGGTGTGCGTCTCCGCAAGTGGCAACCATGGAAACGAGATCATTGTCTGGGACATTGAAAAGACCAAGTGCCGTGAAGTGTACCGGGCTGATTCACCCGCACTAGGACACAACCACCCAAACCAGGCAAAGGGCATTTCAGACAAAGAAATTGCCAGGCGGTCCCCACCAAATCTCAAAGACTACGAAGCCTGGCACGTCGAAGGTGACCGCCCAGAAGGCATGCTCAGCCGCTTCGGAACAGGAACCGTCGAACCACCATCCGGTTCACCCTCAACGGGTACCTCATCCGGAACCGGAATCAACACCTTCATCGGCGGATTTGATTGCCCCGAAGATGGGAGAGATAATAGCACCCGCGTCGGCTTCATTATCTCCGGCGGCTGCGACCGCAAAATCCGATTCTGGGATCTGCATCGCCCAGATCAGTCTTGTATTATCAGCGGTCTGGATCCCATCTCCGATGGAACAGTTACAGGGTCCCCGCGGTACGAGGTATCCTCGCCCACGCAATCGCTGACCTTCGCCATCGAGCACCTACCCAACCCCGGTGCCAACGCGGGTGGTGCAAAAGGGAGTGGTAAGAGGAGCGGCGGGGGACGGCTACCAAGGAGCACAGTGATAagcctccagcagcagcagcttttGAAGAGCCATCTAGATTTTATCCAGGATATTGCAGTGCTAAGGGTACCGTATGGGATGATCATAAGCGTGGATCGGGCTGGGATGGTGTATGTTTTTCAGTAGCTACTGTCTACTGTTCACGAGTCTGTACAATATGATGAAATATATGTTGCTTATACTCTCTGCCTACCGAGAAGATCACCACGGACTGAATTGAGAAGTGAGAGGAAACCAAAGCGTATATATTCTGTTATACTAGTAGACGGTATATACTGTAAGCTAAGAGCTTACTAACAACTTGGGCCTGTGGTCTAGGGGTATGACGCCTCATTTGCATTGAGGAAATCCCGGGTTCAATTCCCGGCGGGtccagctttctttttttattcttttttttttgcgctCACTGTTGAGTTCATCATCCTAAGGCTAGGATCGTATCATTTTTTTACCTAGCCTTACGCTGGAGATCTACCGTTCAGCAGTCTCTACTGCATTAAAACGGCGATGAACCCCGCTCATTCCTATCTGTCCATTTCCGCGCCAGAAGCGTCCCTGGACGCGGAGTAAACAACATAATTCCCGCTCAAGCATTCTCCGTGAGGCTTTGTTGAAACGAGAGCCGCCAGACAAAACGAGTCCACCCGATCCGTCCTGTCTTGTGTGGGACAAGGGATTATTGTGCTACAGTTGAAGTTTCATCGGGCGCATATGCACATTGCATAATATAGATCCAACGTTGAATATGATCTGTCCGTTTTAACGTTCGAGAATATGCTAAGCGATGATTTCTCCATTGGCATCCGCCGTTGAAATCCCTGTAAATACAAGTGCAGGTGATGAATCATAAATGCTGCATGGGATTTCAGTGGAGTGTGGGACACAGTTCAGTGAGGTTGGCCACTCTTTTTGATTTCTCTCTGTCGAGAATCGATAGACCACGCTGCACATGAGGTTACCGAGGGTTATGTCCGTAGGTAGATAGTACATTTAGTTCCTACTCTGCCGCCATAGTGGTATCACAGGGCTCGAGGAAAGTATCGATAAGATACAATATATTTAGAGGTGGGTAAGCACTACGATCCCATTAGGTGGACTAGGTGATGGTCGCTGGCCGAGGGTCACgcaaatatatatcaagCGCAACAACATATGGCATGCGGCAAGCAGAACACGCAATAGATCCTCCCAAGGACAAATCCATAGCTTGACCAGACACATTCTGGGACAATACAATGCGCGAGACTTGCTCTGAAATCGTGGGTAGTTCTAAGAGTGCTTTGCCTGAATCTACGCCCATATCTCCTATGATATCTGCGCTACAGCGAAAAGTGCCAAATTCTCTACTCCATACATTTTGTCCCAATTCCAGTCGTTTTTAAGCAAACAAGGCGCAGCCGCGCAAGGACATTGAGTGGTATCCAATGCGCTCGGCTCAATACGGGCTCCCATCCGCAAGACTGACCATTCTAATCTACCGATACCCACAGCGGCAGCCACACCAGACGTTCCCGCTTTACGTACAGATGAAGGGCCAAAATGCGGGACGTGTTAAGCCTACGACGGTGCCATCCAGCAGGACTGTCAGGCATGGACTCCGGTTGGGCTCGTGCTGACGTCGGAGATCATGATAGCGTTCAATCAAAGACAGGATGACCGGAACTGCAGGTGGAGCAGCAGAATTGTGCCTCAATATTGATCAGTGACACCTAGGTCGATGCTGTCGGCGACTCGGGCAGCACGGGAGGTCGTCGTTTGATCTGGCTGCAGAACTGTCCGGGGCACCGAGCCTACGTGACACAGATTGGGGCTTGCGAACAAAAATCTATAGTGTCGTCGCTGCTCCGTCGATGCTTCGCTGCTTGCAGCGAAGCAGTCACGACGTTGTGATTCTGACGAGTCGATCTTTGCACTGCGTGGACTATGGTGATGGCTGATGCAGGATTCGAGTGCAGCACAGCAGTACCCGTACTCTTACGCGGTGGAATCAGTGATTCGCCAGTCCCCCCAACGCGAATTTGCAGCTTCCAgcctgcagcctgcagcctGGAACCTGGGGCTCTGGGCCTGGGGATGGCTCGACGCTCGAGTCAGGGCCGCGATCGAAGCTGAAGGCTAGGAACGCGAGACCCGCAGTTTGCGGCATGAAACCAACGGGCGCGAGGGAAAGAATAAAACACGCGGACAGACCACCGATCGGCGGAGAAAACAAGATGTGAACCGTCGCGGCGAGCGACTAGGGAGATTGATATTTCAATATGCACATCATTGGTACTGGGCAGCTGTGTTGGCAATTGCGGGTAAACGGAGAGATCGGTCGCGGTCTCCAATGAGATTGAAAATAAtgccttttttttatgtTACTGAGGCTGACTGTACATGTGACACAAAATTGTACAACCTCCCGAACGACTCGAGCACGGGTTTGGGGAGGATGTACGGTGTTACGCCGAAGTCGCACAGTCGCTCTGATTAAGTTTGTCAGCCTGTCGACCGCTCAAACTCTGGCGGGATAAATGATGATCATCGATGGACAGATTCAGCAAGAAATGCAAGAAATGCAAGAAATACTGGGGATTACTGAGTAACCCGACCTGGATGCCTCACTGCACACAGCAGCCAAACGCGCCCAGGTTGTCGTTTGGACTGGGATCATGGATTGCTGGCCAGGATCCTAAGGTGTGGGGGCTCGTAGCCAAATCACAAATTCTCCGATACGCGAAGGAAACGGTCACGATAAGGTCATCGTACTGACAGCAGACAGTGGGCGGCAGACTGACAACAGAACTGACAGAGAACAGACAGCAGGCAGCCGACAGCCGTCAGCCACACAAAACGACTGGGATAAGCTTAGATCGAGCGGTCTCGATCTATCGATTCATTGATACGACGTCGTCACCCACCCAAATAAGGTGCAGAATCGGGAATCCCAGAAAAGTACCGGAAATGTACCAGATATATACCAGAGATACCCAGAAATATACAGAAATATCCAGAAATATACAAAAACATACAGGAATATACCAGAAACATACCAGAAACAGCGTATCGAGGCCAGCCGACTGGTAAATAACGATCATCCCTGAGCCAGAGAACTGCTGTCCTCGGTTTCATATCCCTCAACCCCTGATAAGCTCGAGCTCGGTTAGCGCCTGTTAGCCTGGCTAGCCTGCTAGCACTGAAGCCATATTTGTCACTGCTGGAGTCCTGGCTCTTTGCCATAGACCATGGCCGACCATGGTCGGCCTGCTCGGGCTCGTGGCGATCCCGCCATCGCGTGGAAGCTTCCACTCTTCCACTTTACGATTCAGGAATCCACGATTCCACGGTCTCACGGTCTCAAGGATGGGCGGTCAGTAGACCGTCTCATATACATCACTTCGTGACATATTTTGAGAGCAGGATCCACAAATATCAGCTTGGCTGGGCGTTCTCTGCAGAGCTTCCCACTCGCCATGACCGCGTCCCTGACTAGGCTCTAGCAGCACTGGCGCAGGAACGACAAACGACTCCGCAGCCTAGACTGAACTCAGTAATAATGgaattatattattataattatcATAATGAAATTCTGATATTAATATCCGCGCCCCTTAGCCCGTGGTCTAAACTCTCCCAGGACAAGATTGACTCCCTGCTTGCCGTGgtctcctcttttccccctGTTCTTGGTCCTGTAcctcctgttcctgttcctgactGCCCCCTCCCGCTTCGGCTCTTCCCTCCTCACCTCTTACCAtcactcctccttctctctgTCTTCGTGAGCTTTCCCCTTCCATCCCAAATCTCCTCAACGGCGGCTCAGAGAGGTACTGAAGCAAGGTATTTTTTGCTTCGATATCCGTCCGACCTCTCTCGCTCGACGGTTTGTTGGACTGGAGATGCTCTTCGCTTTATAGCAATCAGACAGCCAGCCTTCACCCGGTCATTCACTTAGGCTGCACCTTGTTTCCCGCCATTGtccttccctttcttctcgtctctcGCTCTCGTTCTCCCTCAGCAGTGCTGCCCCGCCTGGCTAAATTCCTGTCGGGCGTTTCCATACTCGCGATACCACCATACAGTCCTTTGCATAACCGTCTTCGCTCGCCAATATGGGTGCGTCTCTGAGAGACCACTCTTTCCGCCCGCCGACCCGCGACCGCCCGTCGACGCGCGACCAGGGCGAGAATTCGCTGGTCGTTCCTAGCCGTACATCCTCGCTCCATTCTCGTATCACACAGCCGATCCCATCCCAGTCCAATGCCAAACCGGCCCAACGCACACCCAAAACACTCACTCATGCGTATATGGTATGTGGTGTCGGCCGCGAGCCCGCCCAGTGGGTGAAGGCGCCCACGCCTTCCCAGGGAAAGATCGGTCATATGAAGGGCGCTGTCGGCCAGTTTTGGCTGCCTGAGATCCTGGGAAGCAGTCCCCGCCTGGAGCAGGACAATGAGATCGCCAAAGCTTTACATTCAGCAATGAGGGTGTGTATTTGGATGATAGTCTACACTCGGTTGAATAGACTAACCTATGTTTACAGGCCTGCTTTCCTCATGATGTCGAGATTTGCACCGGCAAGAATCAACCGCACTGTGTCCACCATGCTTTCGTCCTGCAGCAGGACTCATCACACACCCTATACGGCATTGCCCTCCGCGTCTGGTCGCGAGCCGATGAGAAGCGTGCTGAGACCATCCGCGAGCTGCGTAAGAAGACCGAGTCGGATTACTACGACAATCCCGAAGAGACATATTGGATCCCATACTGTTTGAGTTTCCTTTCTCGATATCCGTTGTACGACCTGCTCGGCGACTATCTCCGTGGAATGTGGATCCACTGGAACAAGGCCACGAATCTGTTCCACGCTGAGGAGGTCTCCCGCATCCTCAGCTTCCCCGCGCCTCGCCTCAATGATCTTGTCCGGATCGACATGAAGGACTATGCGCTCTGCTACCAGTTCCCGTCCTCCCCCACGGGCTTCCAGAACTTCTCGATGTGGCCGTTGTTCACGTGTCTCTCGATCCCCAACATTGTCGGCGTAATTGAAGCCGCAGTTTCCCCGACTCGCCGTATTATCTTTGTCAGTCATTACCCGGCCATGCTCACTATTGCGGCCGAAACTATCCGCTACTGCGTTCGTGTCTACGAGTGGAGCGGCTTATATGTACCTGTGGTCCATGCCCGCCATATCAAAGACCTTGTGCAGGAACCTGGACCCTACATTCTTGGTGTGACGGCTGAGTGCCGAACACTTTTCAACGCGCCATCCGACGCTCTGGTAGTGGACCTGGACCGGAACTTTGTTCTCACCTCCAGCCCACCGAACATCCTGAACCCCGGCCAGCGAACTAAGTTCATCAACCGCTTGACGCAGGCGTTGAACGGCGATGTCTCCCCGTCGGGTGTTCCCAACCATCTCCGTTCCGCCTACGCCGGCGGCAAACTCATCCCAGCTGGCCAGATCATCGTCATGAGAGGTGAGGTCGAGAGTGTTGAGGAACCCAGCTGGTGGAACCAGGATGCGGTCATGGGTGTTATGGACCACGTGTGTGAGAAATTGGTTAGTACACCGTACCAGCTTCTAGTCTCTGTAAACTGACTCTTTAGGGACGCAACACCGGCATGAAAGCCATTTTTGGCGGATCGGTCAAGAAGCCTCTCATGACCAAGGTGTCTATGAGACATCTGAACGAGATTGTCCGTGAGCGTAACCAGTACTCTCGTGACGCCATGGAAGCCTGGCAAGATTTCATTAACCTCAAGGGTCGCATGGATACCGAGCTGGGCAAGGTCACCAAGCGCAACAACTTCTtggttgaggagctggagacctggAAGCAACAATTCCTCAAGTTCCAGGCCTTCGCTGAACAACTCACCAAAGAAACCAGTGAactcaaggtcaagatcgagAACCATAAGCGTGAGAACCGCCGTCTTTCTAGTCTCATCGATCAGCAGAAGGATGACGTCGCTCGTCTTACTCTGCGTCTCT
Protein-coding sequences here:
- a CDS encoding DENN (AEX-3) domain protein (transcript_id=CADANIAT00002102): MGASLRDHSFRPPTRDRPSTRDQGENSLVVPSRTSSLHSRITQPIPSQSNAKPAQRTPKTLTHAYMVCGVGREPAQWVKAPTPSQGKIGHMKGAVGQFWLPEILGSSPRLEQDNEIAKALHSAMRACFPHDVEICTGKNQPHCVHHAFVLQQDSSHTLYGIALRVWSRADEKRAETIRELRKKTESDYYDNPEETYWIPYCLSFLSRYPLYDLLGDYLRGMWIHWNKATNLFHAEEVSRILSFPAPRLNDLVRIDMKDYALCYQFPSSPTGFQNFSMWPLFTCLSIPNIVGVIEAAVSPTRRIIFVSHYPAMLTIAAETIRYCVRVYEWSGLYVPVVHARHIKDLVQEPGPYILGVTAECRTLFNAPSDALVVDLDRNFVLTSSPPNILNPGQRTKFINRLTQALNGDVSPSGVPNHLRSAYAGGKLIPAGQIIVMRGEVESVEEPSWWNQDAVMGVMDHVCEKLGRNTGMKAIFGGSVKKPLMTKVSMRHLNEIVRERNQYSRDAMEAWQDFINLKGRMDTELGKVTKRNNFLVEELETWKQQFLKFQAFAEQLTKETSELKVKIENHKRENRRLSSLIDQQKDDVARLTLRLSGTEKQRDDALEALVLQQEIAEELERERKRNQKELAALQHTSATLARQRDDAQRVVLHLRSLINGKSHHMEHLVRSIGSSAELDELAEQEVAEEQAQESAESVKDKNVKKDVKTNESSNGVSSINPDLEQHLLNIGQPERRLARLSVTDVADRYLRDKTDAISEIIRSISEQCAAAVEGLQLAQDAEDGDAMPSKANLEPRGMMTPREGSEMGDSEVSTLHPDGRTSVPPTPDLVHNRSSTSMSMISSSTFPERSSQQYGPGEIPTRIVEDDDEHAHETEGLDNPSEAGTLSKHSNEDLMRTTPRMLA